From one Pseudomonas fluorescens genomic stretch:
- the can gene encoding carbonate dehydratase, with protein MHDLQELIDNNARWADAIKQEDPDFFAKLARQQTPEFLWIGCSDARVPANEIVGMLPGDLFVHRNVANVVLHTDLNCLSVIQYAVDVLKVKHILVTGHYGCGGVRASMQDRQLGLIDGWLRSIRDLYYENRVELAKLPTEEERVDRLCELNVIQQVANVGHTTIVQNAWHRGQSLSVHGCIYGIKDGRWKSLNATISGIDQLPPQYRLRPQD; from the coding sequence ATGCACGATCTACAAGAACTGATTGATAACAACGCGCGCTGGGCCGATGCGATCAAGCAGGAAGATCCGGATTTCTTCGCCAAGCTTGCGCGTCAGCAGACCCCGGAGTTCCTCTGGATCGGTTGCTCGGATGCCCGGGTACCGGCCAACGAGATCGTCGGCATGCTGCCGGGCGATCTGTTCGTTCACCGCAATGTCGCCAACGTGGTGCTGCACACCGACCTGAACTGCCTGTCGGTGATCCAGTACGCGGTGGACGTGCTCAAGGTCAAACATATCCTGGTGACCGGTCACTACGGTTGCGGCGGGGTACGAGCGTCGATGCAGGATCGCCAGTTGGGCCTGATCGATGGCTGGCTGCGTTCGATTCGCGACCTGTACTACGAAAACCGCGTGGAGCTGGCCAAGCTGCCGACAGAAGAAGAACGGGTTGACCGCCTGTGCGAGCTGAACGTGATCCAGCAGGTGGCCAATGTCGGCCATACCACCATCGTCCAGAATGCCTGGCACCGTGGGCAGAGCCTGTCGGTGCATGGCTGCATCTATGGCATCAAGGATGGCCGCTGGAAGAGCCTGAATGCGACCATCAGCGGCATCGACCAGCTGCCGCCACAGTATCGGTTGCGTCCGCAGGATTGA
- a CDS encoding FecR family protein has translation MNPSPTSTHPNEPGDREQQALDWFTRLRADDLSLEQRQAFEHWRQTPENARTFAEVELFWQQLELPARRLHKLERRAAPRSWGGWAVAASVLLISGLVMLQLPLLQRLNSDVATAVGERRQIQLADGSRLTLDSASAVDVDLRGPVRTLRLVQGQMFIEVTHDGRPFIVDIDDAQVQVLGTRFSVSRGRDHDEVVLLKGKVEVSSAGDKRMLAPGERVTLSGSRLDQVEKVDAERLLAWREGQLRVREVPLRQVLEQLAEYQGSRLLYIDEQVGRRSVSGSFNLDQAGSAIDALARNQNLSVSNLAGQWIIVR, from the coding sequence ATGAACCCATCGCCAACCTCCACCCATCCGAACGAACCTGGCGACCGGGAACAGCAAGCCCTGGACTGGTTCACCCGGCTACGCGCCGACGACCTCAGCCTCGAACAGCGCCAGGCCTTCGAGCACTGGCGCCAGACGCCCGAAAACGCCCGGACCTTTGCCGAGGTCGAGTTGTTCTGGCAACAGCTGGAGCTGCCGGCACGGCGCCTGCACAAGCTCGAACGCCGCGCCGCGCCTCGCTCCTGGGGCGGCTGGGCAGTGGCGGCCAGCGTCTTGCTGATCAGCGGCCTGGTAATGCTGCAACTGCCGTTGCTGCAGCGCCTGAACAGCGATGTCGCCACCGCCGTTGGCGAACGCCGGCAGATCCAGCTGGCCGATGGCTCGCGGCTGACCCTCGACAGCGCCAGCGCCGTCGATGTCGACCTGCGCGGCCCGGTGCGCACGCTGCGCCTGGTGCAAGGGCAAATGTTCATCGAGGTCACCCACGATGGCCGGCCTTTCATCGTCGACATCGATGATGCCCAGGTCCAGGTGCTGGGTACGCGGTTCTCGGTCAGCCGTGGCCGCGATCACGATGAAGTGGTGCTGCTCAAGGGCAAGGTCGAGGTCAGCAGCGCCGGCGACAAACGCATGCTCGCTCCCGGTGAACGCGTGACCCTCAGCGGCAGCCGCCTGGATCAGGTCGAGAAGGTCGATGCCGAACGCCTGCTGGCCTGGCGCGAGGGGCAACTTCGGGTCCGCGAGGTGCCGTTGCGCCAGGTCCTGGAACAGCTTGCCGAGTACCAGGGCAGCCGCCTGCTGTACATCGATGAACAGGTTGGCCGACGCTCGGTCAGCGGCAGCTTCAACCTCGACCAGGCCGGTAGTGCCATCGATGCCCTGGCACGCAATCAGAACCTGAGCGTGAGCAACCTGGCCGGACAATGGATCATCGTGCGCTAA
- a CDS encoding LysE family translocator gives MNELIAVALFTVLAVVSPGADFAMVTRSSYAFGRRAGLAAALGIALGVQVHVLYTVLGIAVIISQSPALFLAMKVLGAGYLIYLGYKSLTNTTRISLEGGSGSQLGVLAAFRSGFLTNALNPKTMLFVVSAYTQVVQPGSSLAVNFGYGAFMSFAHWLWFSLVAVFFSSAVLRRAMLERQRLVDRVIGVALIGLGLAVVFANVR, from the coding sequence GTGAATGAATTGATAGCCGTTGCCCTGTTTACCGTGCTGGCGGTGGTCAGTCCGGGCGCCGACTTTGCCATGGTCACCCGCAGCAGCTATGCCTTTGGCCGGCGTGCGGGCCTGGCTGCGGCCCTGGGTATCGCCCTGGGTGTGCAGGTGCATGTGCTGTACACGGTGCTGGGTATTGCGGTGATCATCAGCCAGAGCCCGGCGCTGTTCCTGGCCATGAAGGTGCTGGGGGCGGGCTACCTGATTTATCTCGGCTACAAGTCGCTGACCAACACCACGCGGATTTCCCTGGAGGGCGGCAGCGGCAGTCAGCTTGGCGTGCTGGCGGCGTTTCGCTCGGGCTTTCTGACCAACGCCCTGAACCCCAAGACCATGCTCTTTGTGGTCAGTGCCTACACCCAGGTGGTGCAGCCGGGCAGTTCGCTGGCGGTCAACTTCGGCTATGGCGCGTTCATGTCGTTCGCCCATTGGCTGTGGTTCAGCCTGGTGGCGGTGTTTTTCTCAAGCGCGGTGTTGCGCCGGGCCATGCTCGAACGCCAGCGTCTGGTTGACCGGGTGATTGGCGTGGCTTTAATCGGCCTGGGGCTGGCGGTGGTGTTCGCCAATGTGCGCTAA
- the mksB gene encoding Mks condensin complex protein MksB, producing the protein MIEPKRVLRALAEHWALLEPLCERFDGGTLSLAELRQQLATQQLESTPQDITSLLDVWIRLDILVPVAKSPNRFELNAQIHDFLAYLRREHRLGLCLEIEAYLRHLERLAGHIQDAFEIRDGNDLARQLRLLDMRVRDVLKKLDNDEQALVAVAERAKTHDRQIPLRQRYAEVLATWDEYVEPMIQLVNADGAFEQGVRKVETVLLRLLGEQARLGHLVDDDMLLRTHARILEMQTSAQLTLRHARELLLPLREEARRHNAVTRGAALALSVIRRKGLDAVPQAAMPLFTRPQSTFLGSASQVEAYVYALARFEPKPAQFPKAHKSHRGDAPRAPRTVKEMLERCEDALPLPDLMVWLLDQEPEGATDELLYWFSRLSREKRFARERLERREYITREHLVSLRSFALTSSREPSPEPTASPAHAS; encoded by the coding sequence ATGATCGAACCCAAGCGCGTCCTGCGCGCCCTAGCCGAACACTGGGCCCTGCTCGAGCCGTTGTGCGAGCGCTTCGACGGGGGCACCCTGAGCCTGGCCGAACTGCGCCAGCAACTGGCCACCCAGCAGCTGGAGAGCACGCCCCAGGACATCACCAGCCTGCTCGACGTCTGGATTCGCCTGGACATCCTGGTGCCAGTGGCAAAAAGCCCGAACCGTTTCGAGCTCAACGCCCAGATCCATGACTTTCTGGCCTATCTGCGCCGCGAGCACCGCCTGGGCCTGTGCCTGGAGATCGAAGCCTACCTGCGCCACCTCGAGCGCCTGGCCGGGCATATCCAGGATGCCTTCGAGATTCGCGACGGCAACGACCTGGCGCGCCAGTTGCGCCTGCTCGACATGCGCGTGCGCGATGTCCTGAAGAAGCTCGACAACGACGAACAGGCGCTGGTCGCCGTGGCCGAACGGGCTAAGACCCACGACCGGCAGATCCCGCTGCGCCAGCGTTACGCTGAAGTCCTGGCGACCTGGGACGAATACGTCGAACCGATGATCCAGCTGGTCAACGCCGATGGCGCCTTCGAGCAAGGCGTGCGCAAGGTCGAGACCGTGCTGCTGCGTTTGCTCGGCGAGCAGGCCCGCCTCGGCCACCTGGTCGACGACGACATGCTCCTGCGCACCCACGCGCGCATCCTCGAAATGCAGACCAGCGCCCAGCTGACCCTGCGCCATGCCCGCGAACTGCTGCTGCCGCTGCGTGAAGAAGCACGCCGGCACAACGCCGTGACCCGGGGCGCGGCCCTGGCCCTGTCGGTGATCCGCCGCAAAGGCCTGGACGCCGTGCCGCAAGCGGCCATGCCGCTGTTCACCCGTCCGCAGAGCACCTTCCTCGGCAGCGCCAGCCAGGTTGAAGCCTACGTCTATGCCCTGGCCCGTTTCGAGCCCAAGCCTGCGCAGTTTCCCAAGGCCCACAAGAGCCACAGGGGCGACGCCCCGCGCGCGCCGCGCACGGTCAAAGAAATGCTCGAACGCTGCGAAGACGCCCTGCCGCTGCCGGACCTGATGGTCTGGCTGCTCGACCAGGAGCCCGAAGGCGCCACCGACGAGCTGCTGTACTGGTTCTCGCGCCTGTCGCGGGAAAAGCGCTTTGCCCGCGAGCGCCTCGAGCGCCGCGAATACATTACCCGCGAACACCTGGTCAGCCTGCGTTCCTTCGCTCTGACATCGAGCCGCGAACCATCGCCTGAGCCCACTGCGAGCCCTGCCCATGCATCTTGA
- a CDS encoding D-Ala-D-Ala carboxypeptidase family metallohydrolase — MKQWCRAGIHAGLLLGVFAAGQVRADLRDVYMFAQWAGDHQTRPFREMLVDARLYGVVPIHQLLRTASDWRLCKAEPFAVAPAAQWPSVRSTLFLLKTLSDQGVLKHYEVVSAYRNPVLNRCAGGAVASAHTRAFAVDLLLPDWADPTPLCSFWQAHGKDWNMGLGRYPSGRIHIDTAGYRTWGGDFNAGSSFCAPAMADKAQAR; from the coding sequence ATGAAACAGTGGTGCCGGGCTGGTATTCATGCAGGACTTTTACTTGGCGTATTCGCCGCAGGGCAGGTGCGCGCCGACCTGCGCGATGTGTACATGTTTGCCCAGTGGGCCGGGGATCATCAGACCCGGCCCTTTCGCGAGATGCTGGTGGATGCGCGCCTGTATGGCGTGGTGCCGATCCATCAGCTGTTACGCACGGCCAGTGACTGGCGCTTGTGCAAGGCCGAGCCGTTTGCCGTGGCGCCCGCTGCGCAATGGCCATCGGTACGCTCGACCCTGTTCCTGCTCAAGACCTTGAGTGATCAGGGCGTGCTCAAGCACTATGAGGTGGTCTCGGCCTATCGCAACCCGGTGCTCAACCGCTGCGCGGGAGGTGCCGTGGCCAGCGCCCATACCCGCGCCTTCGCGGTCGACCTGCTGCTGCCGGACTGGGCCGATCCGACCCCGCTGTGCAGCTTCTGGCAGGCCCATGGCAAGGATTGGAACATGGGCCTGGGGCGGTATCCGTCGGGGCGCATTCACATCGATACGGCGGGCTATCGCACCTGGGGTGGTGACTTCAATGCTGGCTCCTCGTTCTGCGCCCCGGCGATGGCCGACAAGGCTCAAGCCAGGTGA
- a CDS encoding TonB-dependent siderophore receptor, with amino-acid sequence MQYPRDFVFRRQPLARAILAASLFSVTLGLPVQAAESAQTQAQSQDFNIPAQPLADALDQFSAQTGLQVIYDANQLSGRSSPGAKGRMSPTQALQALTAGSNARLSQPNTSSFVIDLPMELGSALQLDAVSISGKAPGSTTEGTGLYTTYSSSSSTRLNLTPQETPQSLTVMTRQRLDDQRLTNLSDALEATPGVIVVRDGLGAETDSYYSRGFVIQNYEIDGVPTVTRMDNYTQSMAMYDRIEIVRGASGLISGMGNPSATINLIRKRPTAEGQASVTGSAGTWDRYGTGFDVSGPLTESGNVRGRLVADYKTEGAWVDRYKLESQLLYGITEFDLSEDTLLTMGFSYQRTDVDSPLRTGLPTRFSTGERSNLKRSINMAPDWSYNDHEQTSYFASVEQQLGNGWSGKIEYSHSENKFDEVFGFLMGDLQPDGSGLSQLPTRFSGTPRQDNLDLYLTGPFSLFGREHELIGGVTLSKYNENVPSWGGWRYDYNATPGASVDNIFDWDGKQPKPDWTISGKSSMEETQYAAYLTSRLHLTDDLNLILGSRVIDWKRDTEDRPYGGEKTEVNRKETGVFIPYAGVVYDLDETWALYASYTKIFNPQASWVTDENNKPLDPMQGVGYEMGVKGSHFDGKLSSSLALFKLEQDNLAIWLHDNVYDAKQDTTSKGLEMELNGELAEGWQVSAGYTYTLTTDNQDERIATVYPRHSLKTFTSYRLPGVLDKVTVGGGVNWQSKVGTDLHSFDQGSYALVNLMARYNISENLSATLNLNNVFDREYYSMASSYGNYGAPRNLMTTFKYDF; translated from the coding sequence ATGCAGTACCCACGCGATTTCGTATTCCGTCGTCAACCGCTGGCCCGCGCCATCCTGGCGGCCAGCCTGTTTTCCGTAACCCTGGGCCTGCCGGTGCAGGCCGCCGAGTCTGCCCAGACCCAGGCCCAGTCGCAGGACTTCAACATCCCGGCGCAGCCCCTGGCCGATGCCCTGGACCAGTTCAGCGCCCAGACCGGGCTACAGGTGATCTACGACGCCAACCAACTGAGCGGGCGTTCGTCCCCCGGCGCCAAGGGGCGCATGAGCCCGACCCAGGCGCTGCAGGCCCTGACCGCCGGCAGCAATGCACGCCTGAGCCAGCCGAACACCAGCAGCTTTGTCATCGACCTGCCGATGGAACTGGGTAGCGCCCTGCAACTGGATGCCGTGAGCATTTCCGGCAAGGCGCCGGGCTCCACCACCGAAGGCACCGGGCTGTACACCACCTACTCCTCCAGCAGCTCGACGCGACTCAACCTCACCCCGCAGGAAACCCCGCAGTCGCTGACCGTGATGACCCGCCAGCGCCTGGATGACCAGCGCCTGACCAACCTCAGCGATGCCCTGGAAGCGACCCCCGGAGTGATTGTCGTACGCGACGGCCTGGGTGCCGAGACCGACAGCTACTACTCGCGCGGCTTTGTCATCCAGAACTACGAGATCGACGGCGTGCCGACCGTCACGCGGATGGACAACTACACCCAGAGCATGGCGATGTACGACCGCATCGAGATCGTGCGCGGCGCCAGCGGCCTGATCAGCGGCATGGGCAACCCGTCGGCGACCATCAACCTGATCCGCAAACGGCCGACCGCCGAGGGCCAGGCCAGCGTCACCGGCTCGGCGGGCACCTGGGACCGCTATGGCACAGGCTTCGACGTCTCCGGGCCGCTGACCGAAAGCGGCAACGTGCGTGGCCGCCTGGTCGCCGACTACAAGACCGAAGGCGCCTGGGTTGACCGCTACAAGCTGGAAAGCCAGCTGCTCTATGGCATCACCGAGTTCGACCTGAGCGAAGACACCCTGCTGACTATGGGCTTCAGCTACCAACGCACTGACGTCGACTCGCCGCTGCGTACTGGCTTGCCAACCCGCTTCAGCACCGGCGAACGCAGCAACCTCAAGCGTTCGATCAACATGGCTCCGGACTGGTCCTACAACGACCATGAACAGACCAGTTATTTCGCTTCGGTCGAGCAGCAACTGGGCAACGGCTGGAGCGGCAAGATCGAGTACAGCCATTCCGAGAACAAGTTCGACGAAGTGTTCGGCTTCCTCATGGGCGACCTGCAGCCCGACGGCAGCGGCCTGAGCCAGTTGCCGACGCGGTTTTCCGGCACACCGCGCCAGGACAACCTGGACCTGTACCTGACCGGCCCGTTCAGCCTGTTCGGTCGCGAGCATGAACTGATCGGCGGCGTGACCCTGTCCAAGTACAACGAAAACGTACCGAGTTGGGGCGGCTGGCGCTATGACTACAACGCAACGCCCGGCGCGTCGGTCGACAACATCTTCGACTGGGACGGCAAGCAGCCCAAGCCGGACTGGACCATCAGCGGCAAATCCTCGATGGAAGAAACCCAGTACGCCGCCTACCTCACCTCGCGCCTGCACCTGACCGACGACCTCAACCTGATACTCGGCAGCCGGGTGATCGACTGGAAGCGTGACACCGAAGATCGCCCTTACGGCGGCGAAAAAACCGAGGTCAATCGCAAGGAAACGGGGGTCTTCATCCCTTATGCCGGGGTGGTCTACGACCTTGATGAAACCTGGGCGCTGTATGCCAGCTATACCAAGATCTTCAACCCGCAAGCCTCTTGGGTCACCGACGAGAACAACAAGCCGCTCGATCCGATGCAGGGCGTCGGCTACGAAATGGGCGTCAAGGGCAGCCATTTCGACGGCAAGCTGAGCTCGAGCCTGGCGCTGTTCAAACTCGAACAGGACAACCTGGCGATCTGGTTGCACGACAACGTCTATGATGCCAAGCAGGACACCACCTCCAAAGGGCTGGAGATGGAGCTCAACGGCGAGCTGGCCGAAGGCTGGCAGGTGTCGGCCGGATACACCTACACCCTGACCACCGACAACCAGGATGAGCGCATTGCCACTGTGTACCCGCGCCACAGCCTCAAGACCTTCACCAGCTACCGCCTGCCCGGGGTGCTCGACAAGGTCACCGTGGGTGGCGGCGTCAACTGGCAAAGCAAGGTTGGCACGGACCTGCACAGCTTCGACCAGGGCAGCTACGCACTGGTCAACCTGATGGCGCGCTACAACATCAGCGAAAACCTCAGCGCCACGCTCAACCTCAACAACGTCTTCGACCGCGAGTATTACTCCATGGCGTCGTCGTACGGCAACTACGGGGCGCCGCGTAACCTGATGACCACGTTCAAATACGACTTCTGA
- a CDS encoding LysR substrate-binding domain-containing protein, whose protein sequence is MKLPALSAFRYFDVAAQTQSFVRAAELLNVTHGAVSRQVRLLEESLGVQLFERRNRAIFLTAAGRALHGTTLSVFEQLEGAVYRLQQQARENVLVLSCEPTIAMRWLIPRLPAFHAAHPGIHLHLVAAGGPIDFARSGVDLALRRDDFHWDANLHALKICDEWVGPVCSTGHALPAQGLAGQRLLHSASRPNAWATWLRQSGESAKGSSRADYEHFYLCIQAAAAGLGVAMASRLMVQDEIDSGQLQAPRGFIQDQSAYYLLSPQAILDDDKSRCFAEWVIEQSQTCLAHLA, encoded by the coding sequence ATGAAACTGCCTGCGCTGTCCGCCTTTCGCTATTTCGACGTTGCCGCGCAAACCCAGAGTTTCGTGCGCGCCGCCGAGCTGCTCAATGTCACCCACGGCGCGGTGAGCCGTCAGGTGCGCCTGCTGGAGGAGTCGCTGGGGGTGCAACTGTTCGAGCGCCGCAACCGGGCGATCTTTCTCACCGCCGCCGGCCGCGCCCTGCACGGCACCACCCTGTCGGTGTTCGAGCAACTGGAGGGCGCGGTGTACCGCCTGCAGCAACAGGCGCGGGAGAACGTGCTGGTGCTGTCGTGCGAGCCGACCATCGCCATGCGCTGGCTGATTCCCCGGCTGCCGGCCTTTCATGCCGCACACCCGGGTATTCACCTGCACCTGGTGGCGGCCGGCGGGCCGATCGACTTTGCCCGCAGCGGTGTCGACCTGGCCCTGCGCCGCGATGATTTTCACTGGGACGCCAACCTGCATGCGCTGAAGATCTGCGACGAATGGGTCGGCCCGGTGTGCAGTACCGGTCATGCCCTGCCCGCACAAGGCCTGGCCGGCCAACGCCTGCTGCACAGCGCATCACGCCCCAACGCCTGGGCCACCTGGTTGCGCCAGAGTGGTGAGTCGGCCAAGGGCAGCAGCCGCGCCGATTACGAGCACTTCTACCTGTGCATCCAGGCGGCGGCAGCCGGGCTGGGGGTGGCCATGGCCTCGCGCCTGATGGTCCAGGATGAAATCGACAGCGGCCAGTTGCAAGCGCCGCGCGGGTTTATCCAGGACCAGTCGGCCTACTACCTGCTCAGCCCCCAGGCGATACTCGACGACGACAAAAGCCGCTGCTTCGCCGAATGGGTGATCGAGCAATCACAAACCTGTCTGGCTCACCTGGCTTGA
- the rimI gene encoding ribosomal protein S18-alanine N-acetyltransferase produces the protein MSDTISFRRMTEADLDAVLKIEYAAFSHPWTRGIFLDGLKSYEIWLMFEGEQQVGHGVINVIIDEAHLLNITVKPESQGRGLGLALLEELMKRAYANNGRECFLEVRASNQSAYRLYERYGFNEIGRRRDYYPVAGGREDALVMACTLFE, from the coding sequence ATGAGTGACACGATCAGCTTCCGCCGGATGACCGAGGCGGATCTGGATGCCGTACTGAAGATCGAATACGCCGCCTTCAGTCACCCCTGGACCCGCGGGATTTTCCTCGACGGGCTCAAGTCCTATGAAATCTGGCTGATGTTCGAAGGCGAGCAGCAGGTCGGCCACGGCGTGATCAACGTGATCATCGACGAGGCGCACCTGCTCAACATTACCGTCAAGCCTGAAAGCCAGGGGCGCGGCCTGGGCCTGGCCCTGCTGGAAGAGCTGATGAAGCGCGCCTATGCCAACAACGGTCGCGAATGCTTCCTGGAAGTGCGCGCCAGTAACCAGTCGGCCTATCGCCTGTATGAGCGCTACGGCTTCAATGAAATCGGCCGCCGGCGTGATTACTACCCGGTTGCTGGCGGTCGCGAAGACGCCCTGGTTATGGCCTGCACCCTGTTCGAGTAA
- the mksE gene encoding Mks condensin complex protein MksE yields MHLDLSELSQLAPIFRELFKGFHISRRDPELYAQLSNFQDQYRGLFKALGFELVCDTRGFYYFVPDLAAAQVNKTAQRLSLFTFILVEHLADQGRDPMSVLDGGSLGRDELPSLLEKYRDLFIQAEVQTPDELEEKIMRRMTQLGFAHEENGIYRFLPPMHRFLDVCLSVQQDRDLAASLHSALPLPTPVLVEEESPEELNRTDDPLDLSPFEESEEDALARAIAQEQQEIDA; encoded by the coding sequence ATGCATCTTGATCTTTCCGAACTGTCCCAGCTCGCACCGATCTTCCGCGAGCTGTTCAAGGGCTTTCACATCAGCCGCCGCGACCCGGAGCTGTACGCCCAACTGTCGAACTTCCAGGACCAGTACCGTGGCCTGTTCAAGGCCCTGGGCTTTGAACTGGTGTGCGACACCCGCGGCTTTTACTACTTCGTCCCGGATCTTGCCGCCGCCCAGGTCAACAAGACCGCCCAGCGCCTGTCGCTGTTCACCTTCATCCTGGTCGAGCACCTGGCCGACCAGGGCCGCGACCCGATGTCGGTGCTCGACGGTGGCAGCCTGGGGCGCGACGAGCTGCCATCGCTGCTGGAAAAGTACCGCGACCTGTTCATCCAGGCCGAGGTGCAGACCCCGGACGAACTGGAAGAGAAGATCATGCGCCGCATGACCCAGCTCGGCTTTGCCCACGAAGAGAACGGCATCTACCGCTTCCTGCCGCCGATGCACCGCTTCCTCGACGTCTGCCTGTCGGTCCAGCAGGACCGCGACCTGGCTGCCAGCCTGCACAGCGCCCTGCCGCTGCCAACGCCGGTACTGGTCGAGGAAGAGAGCCCGGAAGAGCTCAACCGTACCGACGACCCGCTGGACCTCAGCCCGTTCGAAGAAAGCGAAGAAGACGCCTTGGCCCGAGCCATTGCGCAAGAGCAACAGGAGATTGACGCATGA